Proteins from one Gossypium raimondii isolate GPD5lz chromosome 8, ASM2569854v1, whole genome shotgun sequence genomic window:
- the LOC105792443 gene encoding uncharacterized protein LOC105792443, with protein sequence MGNSLRCCLACVLPCGALDLIRIVHLNGYVEELTGPITAAEILKANPNHVLSKPTSQGVLRKILILSPDSELKRGNIYFLIPSPPSLPQKKKTGVHHKKSSTKKQSNSSDVASDCDRPEKKHCSRKDRRRGHSGVWQPHLETISED encoded by the coding sequence ATGGGGAACAGTTTAAGATGTTGTTTGGCTTGTGTTCTTCCCTGTGGAGCTCTAGACTTGATCCGTATAGTCCATTTGAATGGGTACGTAGAAGAGCTTACAGGTCCTATCACAGCTGCTGAGATCCTCAAAGCCAACCCTAATCATGTCCTAAGCAAACCAACCTCTCAAGGTGTTTTACGTAAAATCTTGATCCTCTCTCCCGATTCCGAGCTCAAAAGAGGCAACATCTACTTCTTGATCCCATCCCCACCATCGCTGCCGCAGAAGAAAAAGACCGGTGTGCACCACAAGAAATCTTCCACCAAAAAGCAAAGCAACAGTAGTGATGTTGCTTCGGATTGTGATCGTCCCGAGAAGAAACATTGCTCACGAAAGGATCGCCGGCGTGGTCATTCCGGAGTATGGCAACCTCATCTGGAAACCATCTCCGAAGACtaa